One stretch of Oceanimonas pelagia DNA includes these proteins:
- a CDS encoding PAAR domain-containing protein yields the protein MPAVTRQGDGCTGHGSYPPRNSVSGSGNVMINGIPAHRQGDGWETHCNDVPACHGGSLAAGSGTVIVNGKQLGRVGDPVDCGSAVAAGSPNVFAGG from the coding sequence ATGCCCGCAGTAACAAGACAAGGTGATGGCTGCACCGGCCATGGCAGCTACCCGCCCCGCAACAGTGTGAGCGGAAGCGGCAATGTGATGATCAACGGCATTCCCGCACACCGGCAAGGGGATGGCTGGGAGACCCACTGCAACGACGTGCCCGCGTGCCATGGCGGCAGCCTGGCGGCAGGGTCCGGCACCGTGATAGTCAACGGCAAGCAGCTGGGTCGGGTGGGCGATCCGGTGGACTGCGGATCCGCTGTGGCGGCCGGCTCACCCAACGTATTTGCAGGGGGATAG